Proteins from a genomic interval of Thunnus maccoyii chromosome 1, fThuMac1.1, whole genome shotgun sequence:
- the LOC121900442 gene encoding protocadherin Fat 1-like isoform X2, which produces MIWIAFLPFLLSCALGNRTVEQVPFFHGHVFENSSPGSRVNGLSVPLKRLISQRLCGTEEPGSAAAHFKLMGDGSENFRVFAHHKRGHILLKTSGILDREERAEYALGLGLCCGQCAGLSREGEEESSLVAEVASIKVDVLDTNDHQPTFTGANVKLNLDDATALRTAIYTVTARDNDSGKNAELIYFVLPKNGSFYAVPKTGDILLVDSILGLDGPIKFKVFARDRGWPPRTSQSLVVEINPRQWPVASSSNPEAEKRTTKPQNKVPARRSRSVLESDSPVFINVSEDAGIGSVVMNLNPVRFQSATFELVEPDVESSPVSVSRDSGDIVISRRLDRETEPLVEISVKVQDKRDFSTGTFDNL; this is translated from the exons ATGATTTGGATCGCATTTTTACCCTTTTTGCTTTCGTGCGCCCTCGGGAACAGGACCGTGGAGCAGGTGCCGTTCTTTCACGGGCATGTGTTTGAGAACTCGTCTCCGGGCTCCCGGGTCAACGGACTGAGTGTCCCCTTGAAGCGGCTCATCTCGCAGAGGCTGTGCGGTACCGAGGAGCCCGGCTCAGCGGCAGCGCACTTCAAACTCATGGGAGATGGAAGCGAGAATTTTCGTGTCTTTGCGCACCATAAACGGGGCCACATTTTATTGAAGACTTCTGGGATTCTGGACCGGGAGGAACGGGCTGAATACGCACTGGGTCTTGGTTTGTGTTGCGGGCAATGCGCGGGACTCTCCCGGGAAGGGGAAGAGGAGTCTTCCCTTGTCGCTGAGGTGGCGTCCATCAAGGTGGACGTCCTGGACACTAACGACCACCAGCCTACCTTCACCGGTGCCAATGTGAAACTGAACCTGGATGATGCCACTGCGCTCCGCACGGCGATCTACACGGTCACAGCGCGGGACAATGACAGCGGCAAGAACGCGGAGCTCATCTATTTCGTCTTGCCCAAAAACGGGAGTTTCTATGCGGTGCCCAAAACAGGTGACATCCTCCTGGTGGACTCCATCCTCGGTCTGGATGGACCTATTAAGTTTAAAGTGTTTGCACGGGACCGCGGGTGGCCACCCCGCACCAGCCAGAGCCTCGTAGTGGAGATCAATCCACGGCAATGGCCCGTGGCGTCCTCATCGAACCCCGAAGCGGAGAAACGGACAACTAAACCGCAAAATAAAGTGCCCGCGCGAAGATCCAGGTCAGTACTGGAATCGGACAGCCCCGTTTTCATCAACGTGTCCGAGGATGCTGGGATAGGTTCGGTGGTGATGAACCTGAACCCGGTGAGGTTTCAGTCAGCCACGTTTGAGCTGGTGGAGCCAGACGTGGAGAGCTCACCGGTCAGCGTTAGCCGGGACAGCGGGGATATTGTCATATCACGGAGACTGGACCGAGAAACGGAGCCTCTGGTCGAGATCTCCGTCAAAGTTCAAGATAAAAGAG ATTTCTCCACAGGGACATTTGACAATTTATAA
- the LOC121900442 gene encoding protocadherin Fat 1-like isoform X3 has translation MIWIAFLPFLLSCALGNRTVEQVPFFHGHVFENSSPGSRVNGLSVPLKRLISQRLCGTEEPGSAAAHFKLMGDGSENFRVFAHHKRGHILLKTSGILDREERAEYALGLGLCCGQCAGLSREGEEESSLVAEVASIKVDVLDTNDHQPTFTGANVKLNLDDATALRTAIYTVTARDNDSGKNAELIYFVLPKNGSFYAVPKTGDILLVDSILGLDGPIKFKVFARDRGWPPRTSQSLVVEINPRQWPVASSSNPEAEKRTTKPQNKVPARRSRSVLESDSPVFINVSEDAGIGSVVMNLNPVRFQSATFELVEPDVESSPVSVSRDSGDIVISRRLDRETEPLVEISVKVQDKRGI, from the coding sequence ATGATTTGGATCGCATTTTTACCCTTTTTGCTTTCGTGCGCCCTCGGGAACAGGACCGTGGAGCAGGTGCCGTTCTTTCACGGGCATGTGTTTGAGAACTCGTCTCCGGGCTCCCGGGTCAACGGACTGAGTGTCCCCTTGAAGCGGCTCATCTCGCAGAGGCTGTGCGGTACCGAGGAGCCCGGCTCAGCGGCAGCGCACTTCAAACTCATGGGAGATGGAAGCGAGAATTTTCGTGTCTTTGCGCACCATAAACGGGGCCACATTTTATTGAAGACTTCTGGGATTCTGGACCGGGAGGAACGGGCTGAATACGCACTGGGTCTTGGTTTGTGTTGCGGGCAATGCGCGGGACTCTCCCGGGAAGGGGAAGAGGAGTCTTCCCTTGTCGCTGAGGTGGCGTCCATCAAGGTGGACGTCCTGGACACTAACGACCACCAGCCTACCTTCACCGGTGCCAATGTGAAACTGAACCTGGATGATGCCACTGCGCTCCGCACGGCGATCTACACGGTCACAGCGCGGGACAATGACAGCGGCAAGAACGCGGAGCTCATCTATTTCGTCTTGCCCAAAAACGGGAGTTTCTATGCGGTGCCCAAAACAGGTGACATCCTCCTGGTGGACTCCATCCTCGGTCTGGATGGACCTATTAAGTTTAAAGTGTTTGCACGGGACCGCGGGTGGCCACCCCGCACCAGCCAGAGCCTCGTAGTGGAGATCAATCCACGGCAATGGCCCGTGGCGTCCTCATCGAACCCCGAAGCGGAGAAACGGACAACTAAACCGCAAAATAAAGTGCCCGCGCGAAGATCCAGGTCAGTACTGGAATCGGACAGCCCCGTTTTCATCAACGTGTCCGAGGATGCTGGGATAGGTTCGGTGGTGATGAACCTGAACCCGGTGAGGTTTCAGTCAGCCACGTTTGAGCTGGTGGAGCCAGACGTGGAGAGCTCACCGGTCAGCGTTAGCCGGGACAGCGGGGATATTGTCATATCACGGAGACTGGACCGAGAAACGGAGCCTCTGGTCGAGATCTCCGTCAAAGTTCAAGATAAAAGAG
- the LOC121900442 gene encoding protocadherin-1-like isoform X1, protein MIWIAFLPFLLSCALGNRTVEQVPFFHGHVFENSSPGSRVNGLSVPLKRLISQRLCGTEEPGSAAAHFKLMGDGSENFRVFAHHKRGHILLKTSGILDREERAEYALGLGLCCGQCAGLSREGEEESSLVAEVASIKVDVLDTNDHQPTFTGANVKLNLDDATALRTAIYTVTARDNDSGKNAELIYFVLPKNGSFYAVPKTGDILLVDSILGLDGPIKFKVFARDRGWPPRTSQSLVVEINPRQWPVASSSNPEAEKRTTKPQNKVPARRSRSVLESDSPVFINVSEDAGIGSVVMNLNPVRFQSATFELVEPDVESSPVSVSRDSGDIVISRRLDRETEPLVEISVKVQDKREPIVLVLEKQFND, encoded by the coding sequence ATGATTTGGATCGCATTTTTACCCTTTTTGCTTTCGTGCGCCCTCGGGAACAGGACCGTGGAGCAGGTGCCGTTCTTTCACGGGCATGTGTTTGAGAACTCGTCTCCGGGCTCCCGGGTCAACGGACTGAGTGTCCCCTTGAAGCGGCTCATCTCGCAGAGGCTGTGCGGTACCGAGGAGCCCGGCTCAGCGGCAGCGCACTTCAAACTCATGGGAGATGGAAGCGAGAATTTTCGTGTCTTTGCGCACCATAAACGGGGCCACATTTTATTGAAGACTTCTGGGATTCTGGACCGGGAGGAACGGGCTGAATACGCACTGGGTCTTGGTTTGTGTTGCGGGCAATGCGCGGGACTCTCCCGGGAAGGGGAAGAGGAGTCTTCCCTTGTCGCTGAGGTGGCGTCCATCAAGGTGGACGTCCTGGACACTAACGACCACCAGCCTACCTTCACCGGTGCCAATGTGAAACTGAACCTGGATGATGCCACTGCGCTCCGCACGGCGATCTACACGGTCACAGCGCGGGACAATGACAGCGGCAAGAACGCGGAGCTCATCTATTTCGTCTTGCCCAAAAACGGGAGTTTCTATGCGGTGCCCAAAACAGGTGACATCCTCCTGGTGGACTCCATCCTCGGTCTGGATGGACCTATTAAGTTTAAAGTGTTTGCACGGGACCGCGGGTGGCCACCCCGCACCAGCCAGAGCCTCGTAGTGGAGATCAATCCACGGCAATGGCCCGTGGCGTCCTCATCGAACCCCGAAGCGGAGAAACGGACAACTAAACCGCAAAATAAAGTGCCCGCGCGAAGATCCAGGTCAGTACTGGAATCGGACAGCCCCGTTTTCATCAACGTGTCCGAGGATGCTGGGATAGGTTCGGTGGTGATGAACCTGAACCCGGTGAGGTTTCAGTCAGCCACGTTTGAGCTGGTGGAGCCAGACGTGGAGAGCTCACCGGTCAGCGTTAGCCGGGACAGCGGGGATATTGTCATATCACGGAGACTGGACCGAGAAACGGAGCCTCTGGTCGAGATCTCCGTCAAAGTTCAAGATAAAAGAG